One window of the Salvia miltiorrhiza cultivar Shanhuang (shh) chromosome 6, IMPLAD_Smil_shh, whole genome shotgun sequence genome contains the following:
- the LOC130987501 gene encoding RNA-binding protein Y14A-like isoform X2 gives MANAEAEAVDFEPEEDDLMDEDVGDGSPNRATVPRLKSAITGGGSSTAPKKTKGRGFRDEAAAEADRNARMSAPFDSLDSEGGPGPERSIEGWIILVTGVHEEAQEDDLQNAFGDFGEIKNLHLNLDRRTGFVKGYALIEFEKFEEAQRAINEMNGTELLTQTMNVDWAFSKGPFRRRNIRRRSPRGHHSRSPRRRF, from the exons ATGGCGAATGCGGAGGCGGAGGCCGTCGATTTCGAGCCTGAGGAGGACGATCTTATGGACGAGGATGTCGGCGATGGCTCCCCCAACCGAGCCACCGTTCCTCGCCTGAAGTCCGCCATCACCGGCGGCGGCTCCTCCACCGCTCCAAAGAAGACCAAGGGCCGCGGGTTTCGCGACGAGGCCGCTGCTGAAGCGGACCGAAATGCTCGCATGTCCGCCCCCTTCGATTCGCTCGATTCAGAAGGCGGTCCTGGCCCCGAACGAT CTATTGAAGGATGGATTATTCTGGTTACTGGAGTTCATGAAGAGGCTCAAGAGGACGATCTGCAAAACGCATTTGGTGATTTTGGAGAGATAAAGAATTTACACTTGAATCTCGATCGTCGTACGGGTTTTGTCAAG GGCTATGCTCTAATTGAATTTGAGAAGTTTGAGGAGGCACAGAGAGCCATAAATGAGATGAATGGAACTGAACTCCTAACCCAGACAATGAATGTTGACTGGGCGTTCAGCAAAGGTCCATTCAGAAGAAGGAACATTAGGAGGAG ATCACCTCGGGGTCATCATTCCAGGAGTCCAAGGAGGAGATTCTGA
- the LOC130987499 gene encoding RNA-binding protein Y14A-like isoform X1, whose product MANAEAEAVDFEPEEDDLMDEDVGDGSPNRATVPRLKSAITGGGSSTAPKKTKGRGFRDEAAAEADRNARMSAPFDSLDSEGGPGPERSIEGWIILVTGVHEEAQEDDLQNAFGDFGEIKNLHLNLDRRTGFVKGYALIEFEKFEEAQRAINEMNGTELLTQTMNVDWAFSKGPFRRRNIRRRYVISNSLQQQYKSLCSF is encoded by the exons ATGGCGAATGCGGAGGCGGAGGCCGTCGATTTCGAGCCTGAGGAGGACGATCTTATGGACGAGGATGTCGGCGATGGCTCCCCCAACCGAGCCACCGTTCCTCGCCTGAAGTCCGCCATCACCGGCGGCGGCTCCTCCACCGCTCCAAAGAAGACCAAGGGCCGCGGGTTTCGCGACGAGGCCGCTGCTGAAGCGGACCGAAATGCTCGCATGTCCGCCCCCTTCGATTCGCTCGATTCAGAAGGCGGTCCTGGCCCCGAACGAT CTATTGAAGGATGGATTATTCTGGTTACTGGAGTTCATGAAGAGGCTCAAGAGGACGATCTGCAAAACGCATTTGGTGATTTTGGAGAGATAAAGAATTTACACTTGAATCTCGATCGTCGTACGGGTTTTGTCAAG GGCTATGCTCTAATTGAATTTGAGAAGTTTGAGGAGGCACAGAGAGCCATAAATGAGATGAATGGAACTGAACTCCTAACCCAGACCATGAATGTTGACTGGGCGTTCAGCAAAGGTCCATTTAGAAGAAGGAACATTAGGAGGAGGTATGTGATCTCAAATTCTCTGCAACAACAATATAAGTCCCTCTGTTCTTTCTAA
- the LOC130987499 gene encoding RNA-binding protein Y14A-like isoform X2, whose translation MANAEAEAVDFEPEEDDLMDEDVGDGSPNRATVPRLKSAITGGGSSTAPKKTKGRGFRDEAAAEADRNARMSAPFDSLDSEGGPGPERSIEGWIILVTGVHEEAQEDDLQNAFGDFGEIKNLHLNLDRRTGFVKGYALIEFEKFEEAQRAINEMNGTELLTQTMNVDWAFSKGPFRRRNIRRRSPRGHHSRSPRRRF comes from the exons ATGGCGAATGCGGAGGCGGAGGCCGTCGATTTCGAGCCTGAGGAGGACGATCTTATGGACGAGGATGTCGGCGATGGCTCCCCCAACCGAGCCACCGTTCCTCGCCTGAAGTCCGCCATCACCGGCGGCGGCTCCTCCACCGCTCCAAAGAAGACCAAGGGCCGCGGGTTTCGCGACGAGGCCGCTGCTGAAGCGGACCGAAATGCTCGCATGTCCGCCCCCTTCGATTCGCTCGATTCAGAAGGCGGTCCTGGCCCCGAACGAT CTATTGAAGGATGGATTATTCTGGTTACTGGAGTTCATGAAGAGGCTCAAGAGGACGATCTGCAAAACGCATTTGGTGATTTTGGAGAGATAAAGAATTTACACTTGAATCTCGATCGTCGTACGGGTTTTGTCAAG GGCTATGCTCTAATTGAATTTGAGAAGTTTGAGGAGGCACAGAGAGCCATAAATGAGATGAATGGAACTGAACTCCTAACCCAGACCATGAATGTTGACTGGGCGTTCAGCAAAGGTCCATTTAGAAGAAGGAACATTAGGAGGAG ATCACCTCGGGGTCATCATTCCAGGAGTCCAAGGAGGAGATTCTGA
- the LOC130987501 gene encoding RNA-binding protein Y14A-like isoform X1 yields the protein MANAEAEAVDFEPEEDDLMDEDVGDGSPNRATVPRLKSAITGGGSSTAPKKTKGRGFRDEAAAEADRNARMSAPFDSLDSEGGPGPERSIEGWIILVTGVHEEAQEDDLQNAFGDFGEIKNLHLNLDRRTGFVKGYALIEFEKFEEAQRAINEMNGTELLTQTMNVDWAFSKGPFRRRNIRRRYVISNSLQQQYKSLCSF from the exons ATGGCGAATGCGGAGGCGGAGGCCGTCGATTTCGAGCCTGAGGAGGACGATCTTATGGACGAGGATGTCGGCGATGGCTCCCCCAACCGAGCCACCGTTCCTCGCCTGAAGTCCGCCATCACCGGCGGCGGCTCCTCCACCGCTCCAAAGAAGACCAAGGGCCGCGGGTTTCGCGACGAGGCCGCTGCTGAAGCGGACCGAAATGCTCGCATGTCCGCCCCCTTCGATTCGCTCGATTCAGAAGGCGGTCCTGGCCCCGAACGAT CTATTGAAGGATGGATTATTCTGGTTACTGGAGTTCATGAAGAGGCTCAAGAGGACGATCTGCAAAACGCATTTGGTGATTTTGGAGAGATAAAGAATTTACACTTGAATCTCGATCGTCGTACGGGTTTTGTCAAG GGCTATGCTCTAATTGAATTTGAGAAGTTTGAGGAGGCACAGAGAGCCATAAATGAGATGAATGGAACTGAACTCCTAACCCAGACAATGAATGTTGACTGGGCGTTCAGCAAAGGTCCATTCAGAAGAAGGAACATTAGGAGGAGGTATGTGATCTCAAATTCTCTGCAACAACAATATAAGTCCCTCTGTTCTTTCTAA
- the LOC130987503 gene encoding RNA-binding protein Y14A-like produces the protein MANAEAEAVDFEPEEDDLMDEDVGDDSPNRATVPRLKSAITGGGSSTAPKKTKGRGFRDEAAAEADRNARMSAPFDSLDSEGGPGPERSIEGWIILLTGVHEEAQEDDLQNAFGDFGEIKNLHLNLDRRTGFVKVYKSCVLLRFVMKVTCYILIM, from the exons ATGGCGAATGCGGAGGCGGAGGCCGTCGATTTCGAGCCTGAGGAGGACGATCTTATGGACGAGGATGTCGGCGATGACTCCCCCAACCGAGCCACCGTTCCTCGCCTGAAGTCCGCCATCACCGGCGGCGGCTCCTCCACCGCTCCAAAGAAGACCAAGGGCCGCGGGTTTCGCGACGAGGCCGCTGCTGAAGCGGACCGAAATGCTCGCATGTCCGCCCCCTTCGATTCGCTCGATTCAGAAGGCGGTCCTGGCCCCGAACGAT CTATTGAAGGATGGATTATTCTGCTTACTGGAGTTCATGAAGAGGCTCAAGAGGACGATCTGCAAAACGCATTTGGTGATTTTGGAGAGATAAAGAATTTACACTTGAATCTCGATCGTCGTACGGGTTTTGTCAAGGTATATAAATCTTGCGTTCTTTTACGATTCGTTATGAAAGTTACCTGCTATATACTAATTATGTAA